TATAGAGGCATTAAATAGTTATTTAGATGAACACATTTATCCAAGAATGAAAAAATTTAATACATTTGAGGAAAGATTAACTTTCTTATTAGAAAATAGCTATTATTCAAAAGACATAATAGATAAATACTCTATAAAATTTATAAAAGAGACTTATAAGGCGATAGAAAATGAAAATTTCACGTTTAAATCATATATGAGTGCAAATAAATTTTATCAAAATTATGCACTTAAAAGTAATGATGGAAAAGAAATATTAGAAAACTACAATGACAAAGTTTTAATAGTTGCATTAGCATTAGGAGATGGAAATGAAGACTTAGCTTTAAATTTAGCTATAAAGCTTATAAGACAAGAATTCCAACCAGCTACACCAACATTTTTAAATGCAGGTAGACAAAGAGCTGGAGAAATGGTTTCTTGTTTTTTAATATCAGTAGAAGATAGTACAGAAGGAATATCTTATGCAGTATCTTCATCTAATCACTTATCAAAAATAGGTGGAGGAGTTGCACTAAATTTATCTAGACTTAGAGCTAGCAAGGAACCTATAAAAGATATAGATGGAGCTGCTGGAGGTGTGGTTGGAGTTGCAAAAATGTTAGAACAATCATTTACATACTTTAATCAAATGGGAGCAAGACAAGGAGCAGGTGCAGCTTATTTAACAGTTTTTCATCCGGATTTTGAAATGTTAATGGATACTAAAAAAATAAATGCAGATGAAAAAATAAGATTAGCATCATTATCTCTAGGTGCAATTATACCTGATAAATTCATGGAGTTAGCAGAAAAAAATGAAATAGCATATGCTTTTTACCCTCATTCTGTTTACAAAAAATATGGAGTACATCTAGATGAAATATATATGAATGAATGGTATGACAAGTTAGCTAAAGATAAAGACATAATAAAGAAAGAAATAAACCCAAGACAAATGTTAACTAAAATTGCACAGATGCAGCAAGAAAGTGGATATCCATATGTAGTATTTATAGATACAGCAAATAAAGAACATGTACTAAAAGATGTAGGTATGATAAAAATGTCAAACTTATGCTGTGAGATATTTCAGTATCAAACACCTTCAGATATAAAAGGATATGGAGGAAATAACGTATGGGGACAAGATATAAGTTGTAATTTAGGATCTTTAAATAT
The nucleotide sequence above comes from Paraclostridium bifermentans. Encoded proteins:
- the nrdE gene encoding class 1b ribonucleoside-diphosphate reductase subunit alpha; its protein translation is MKYIKLNNEVIIKDKNGKYQLEKDIEALNSYLDEHIYPRMKKFNTFEERLTFLLENSYYSKDIIDKYSIKFIKETYKAIENENFTFKSYMSANKFYQNYALKSNDGKEILENYNDKVLIVALALGDGNEDLALNLAIKLIRQEFQPATPTFLNAGRQRAGEMVSCFLISVEDSTEGISYAVSSSNHLSKIGGGVALNLSRLRASKEPIKDIDGAAGGVVGVAKMLEQSFTYFNQMGARQGAGAAYLTVFHPDFEMLMDTKKINADEKIRLASLSLGAIIPDKFMELAEKNEIAYAFYPHSVYKKYGVHLDEIYMNEWYDKLAKDKDIIKKEINPRQMLTKIAQMQQESGYPYVVFIDTANKEHVLKDVGMIKMSNLCCEIFQYQTPSDIKGYGGNNVWGQDISCNLGSLNIANVMDNKEIESTVNTGIKALSFVSDNTNINEVPTIKNGNKASHAIGLGAMNLHGYLVRENILYTSKEAIDFSNVFFAMIRYYAIKASMELAIEKKTTFDGFENSEYAKGIESEVLSKYYTESYLPKTDKVKSLFKGIYIPTTKDWANLLDRVKENGLYNAYLTAIAPTQSISYVQNATSSIMPIMEPVEVRTYGDSTTIYPMPFLTNENMLYYQSAYRMDMKHVIDVVSTVQQHVDQGISTTLFVTDDKTTRDIARYYIYAYKKGLKSLYYTRTKMTRDTNECLMCSV